A stretch of the Clostridium fungisolvens genome encodes the following:
- a CDS encoding beta-class carbonic anhydrase: MSKLQEILEFNKEFVENKEYDKYRATKNPNKKLVILSCMDTRLTELLPKALNLKNGDVKLIKNAGASIMHPFGSIVRSIVVAVYEFQTDEVLVIGHHGCGMSNLNVDSTLEKAMERGISKDVISTLCNAGIDVKKWLHGFNSVEESVKESVELIKNHPLIPKDIKVHGLIIDPETGKLDVVVNGY; encoded by the coding sequence TTGAGTAAACTACAAGAAATACTTGAATTTAATAAGGAATTCGTAGAAAACAAAGAATATGATAAATACAGAGCAACTAAAAATCCTAATAAGAAGCTGGTAATCTTATCTTGTATGGATACCAGGCTTACAGAACTTCTTCCTAAGGCGCTTAATCTGAAAAATGGTGATGTTAAGCTAATTAAAAATGCAGGTGCTTCGATAATGCATCCATTTGGAAGTATAGTAAGAAGTATTGTTGTTGCAGTATATGAATTTCAAACTGATGAGGTTTTAGTAATTGGACACCATGGTTGCGGGATGAGCAACTTAAATGTGGATAGCACTTTAGAAAAGGCAATGGAAAGAGGCATTTCAAAAGATGTAATAAGCACCTTATGCAATGCGGGCATTGATGTAAAGAAGTGGCTTCACGGCTTTAATTCTGTAGAAGAATCAGTTAAGGAAAGTGTTGAACTAATAAAAAATCATCCTTTAATTCCAAAGGATATAAAAGTACATGGGTTGATTATAGATCCTGAAACTGGCAAGCTTGATGTGGTTGTGAACGGATATTAA
- a CDS encoding CPBP family intramembrane glutamic endopeptidase, giving the protein MSKETRTQIKFLVAPIIWQVIYLFVSAGFTKENRVYCDLIFYFVLAVYFMFIGYISFKKLFEQWKSGKSFWIQVLGTAISLALAFGVGIVVSLLFPNVDDGMGVFRVTNIPSLLAFICTTILLPPIAEEAFYRKAIVNFENRKLLIISSILGVLLFALEHSLKPLGLLTAAIWAVPLTLSYIKTKNIYVPMTAHFICNLLVNGFGVITIMARLILK; this is encoded by the coding sequence TTGTCAAAAGAGACAAGAACACAAATAAAATTTTTAGTAGCTCCTATCATATGGCAGGTCATTTACTTATTTGTTAGTGCTGGATTTACTAAAGAAAATAGGGTGTATTGTGATTTGATTTTTTATTTTGTCTTAGCAGTTTATTTTATGTTCATAGGCTATATAAGTTTTAAAAAGTTATTTGAACAGTGGAAAAGTGGGAAAAGCTTTTGGATTCAGGTATTAGGAACGGCAATATCACTGGCATTAGCATTTGGAGTAGGAATAGTAGTTTCATTGTTGTTTCCAAATGTTGATGATGGAATGGGAGTGTTTAGGGTAACCAATATTCCATCATTATTAGCTTTTATATGTACAACAATTCTTCTTCCTCCTATAGCAGAAGAGGCTTTTTATAGGAAAGCAATAGTGAACTTTGAGAATAGAAAACTTTTAATTATATCCTCTATTTTAGGAGTATTATTGTTTGCATTGGAGCATTCATTAAAGCCATTAGGATTATTAACAGCAGCGATTTGGGCAGTTCCGCTTACTTTATCTTATATAAAAACTAAAAATATATATGTTCCGATGACTGCGCATTTTATTTGTAATTTGCTAGTTAATGGTTTTGGTGTTATCACAATAATGGCAAGGTTAATATTAAAATAA
- a CDS encoding YiiD C-terminal domain-containing protein — protein MEKHEFEQFLYDHIPITEKMGFTIVEFTKNKVKVAAKLEPNINHKHTAFGGSINSLMTVCGWAMVFINIKEVDPEAHIVIRKSNIEYLAPIDCDFIAECELLEEKDRNKFFEMYRKHKKGRLSLKVTCSNVSKLLAEYEGQYVAFK, from the coding sequence TCATATTCCAATCACTGAAAAGATGGGATTTACTATAGTTGAATTCACGAAAAATAAAGTAAAAGTTGCTGCAAAACTTGAACCAAATATAAATCACAAGCACACAGCTTTTGGCGGAAGTATAAATTCTTTGATGACTGTTTGCGGTTGGGCCATGGTGTTTATCAATATAAAGGAAGTGGATCCAGAAGCGCATATTGTTATCAGAAAAAGTAATATAGAATATTTAGCTCCAATCGATTGTGATTTCATTGCTGAGTGTGAGCTTTTAGAGGAAAAAGACAGAAATAAGTTTTTCGAAATGTATAGAAAACATAAAAAAGGCAGATTAAGTCTTAAGGTTACGTGCAGTAATGTCTCTAAATTACTGGCTGAATATGAAGGTCAGTATGTTGCGTTTAAGTAG
- a CDS encoding GntR family transcriptional regulator — protein sequence MKSKEIIDDLISKIISGEMPASSKIPSETQLSIKYDCNRHTIRKVIDHLIERNYLTKNSSGLTYVMDFTAYDNNNLFITSLSDHHIAKNIKSDVHKFELVTAPDDICEHLNIESGSKAWYIIRVRYVNSNLHHLEEIYMPYSIFSNLTVKDCESSLLTYIESQYDFRISHSIRNISCVKLNNEENSLLDLPKDTLVMQVTNTGYLTNGRVYEYSLTKTRENRLTYYCRR from the coding sequence TTGAAAAGTAAGGAAATTATTGATGACTTAATTAGTAAGATTATATCAGGTGAAATGCCTGCTTCTTCTAAAATTCCTTCTGAAACACAATTATCAATTAAATACGACTGCAATAGACATACGATTAGGAAGGTTATTGATCATCTTATTGAAAGAAATTATCTAACCAAAAATTCTAGTGGACTCACTTACGTTATGGATTTCACAGCATATGATAATAACAATCTTTTTATAACTTCATTGTCTGATCATCATATAGCTAAAAATATAAAATCTGATGTACACAAATTTGAACTAGTTACAGCTCCTGATGATATTTGTGAGCATCTTAATATAGAAAGTGGCTCTAAAGCTTGGTATATTATAAGGGTTCGTTATGTTAATTCTAATTTACATCATTTAGAAGAAATTTATATGCCATATTCAATCTTTTCTAATCTTACAGTAAAAGATTGTGAGTCAAGCCTACTAACTTACATAGAATCTCAGTATGACTTTAGAATAAGTCATAGTATAAGAAATATTAGTTGTGTAAAACTGAATAATGAGGAGAATAGTCTGTTAGATCTTCCAAAAGATACTTTAGTTATGCAAGTTACCAACACAGGCTACTTAACTAATGGACGAGTATATGAATACTCTTTAACAAAAACAAGAGAAAATAGACTTACCTATTATTGTCGAAGATAA